The Chryseobacterium suipulveris genome window below encodes:
- a CDS encoding outer membrane beta-barrel protein: protein MKKLHLTLIALLFSFTCLKAQDYKHQIKVGVGDGTMLSTGDLFINAFDAIILPITGVTREDNYSTSYPYIFVDYRYGLSEIVGLGLQVGFMGIKNEATIKNINNGSTKNMTYNSSYVAVMPGVDVRYYQNNKFKLYGNAMLGMLFMNRETDTGKQDVTGFMFQVNPIGASYGDKIAVFAEAGFGISIANLGVRFGL, encoded by the coding sequence ATGAAAAAACTTCATCTTACGCTTATTGCGTTGCTGTTCTCATTTACTTGCCTGAAGGCACAGGATTACAAACATCAAATCAAAGTCGGAGTCGGCGACGGAACCATGCTGTCAACAGGTGACCTCTTCATCAATGCCTTCGACGCCATTATTTTACCGATTACAGGAGTTACGAGAGAGGACAACTACTCCACAAGCTATCCTTATATTTTTGTCGATTACCGATATGGCTTGTCAGAGATTGTTGGTCTTGGTCTGCAGGTGGGTTTTATGGGGATTAAGAATGAAGCGACTATTAAAAATATTAATAATGGCAGCACAAAAAATATGACCTACAATAGCTCGTATGTCGCAGTAATGCCCGGAGTTGATGTAAGATATTATCAAAACAATAAGTTTAAGCTGTATGGAAATGCAATGCTCGGTATGCTGTTCATGAATCGCGAAACCGACACAGGAAAACAGGATGTTACCGGCTTTATGTTTCAGGTTAATCCGATCGGTGCGAGTTATGGAGATAAAATCGCGGTGTTCGCTGAAGCAGGTTTCGGGATTTCCATTGCGAATTTGGGTGTTCGCTTCGGATTGTAA
- the cysS gene encoding cysteine--tRNA ligase gives MYLKIYNSLSGEKEVFKPIHEKNVGMYVCGPTVYSNVHLGNVRTFMSFDFIYRTLMFLGYKVRYVRNITDAGHLTDDGDVDNDRFVKQSRLEKLEPMEIVQKYTVDFHKVLDTFNLLPPTIEPTATGHILEQIELTQKLIDKGFAYESNGSVYFDVLEYNKRGLNYGELSRRNIDELFANTRDLDGQNEKKNPQDFALWKSASPAHIMRWNSPWGEGFPGWHLECTAMSTKYLGENFDIHGGGMDLKFPHHECEVAQGKACNETAPVNYWMHANMLTMNGQRMSKSTGNYILPMELVSGNNDFFEKPFHPTIVRFNFMQAHYRSVLDISNEAMVASEKGYQRLMEAVKSLSAISGQQSAESSFDLTAWKTKCFDALNDDFNSPILISHLFEAVNFIFKLKDGKETISSEDLEELKKLMHDFVYEVLGLQNIEENNNEKLDQTLQVLIELRNQARKAKNFELSDQIRDKLLEQGIELKDGREGTTYTIS, from the coding sequence ATGTATCTAAAAATATACAACTCCCTTTCCGGCGAAAAAGAAGTCTTCAAACCCATCCACGAAAAAAATGTCGGGATGTATGTTTGCGGACCCACCGTTTACAGCAACGTGCATCTGGGAAATGTGCGAACATTCATGTCCTTCGATTTTATTTATAGAACTTTGATGTTTCTCGGCTACAAAGTGAGGTATGTGAGAAATATTACCGATGCGGGACATTTAACCGATGATGGCGATGTGGACAATGACCGGTTTGTGAAACAGTCGCGACTGGAAAAACTCGAACCTATGGAAATTGTTCAGAAATACACCGTCGATTTCCATAAAGTTCTGGATACTTTCAACCTCCTTCCGCCAACGATTGAGCCGACTGCAACCGGACATATTTTGGAGCAGATCGAACTCACCCAGAAACTGATTGATAAAGGATTTGCGTACGAAAGCAACGGTTCCGTTTACTTCGACGTGTTGGAATACAACAAGCGCGGTCTGAATTACGGCGAACTTTCCCGAAGAAATATTGACGAACTTTTTGCCAATACCCGCGATCTCGACGGACAGAACGAAAAGAAAAATCCGCAAGATTTCGCTTTATGGAAATCGGCTTCACCTGCACATATCATGCGTTGGAATTCCCCGTGGGGAGAAGGTTTCCCAGGATGGCATCTGGAATGTACCGCGATGTCAACTAAATATTTAGGTGAGAATTTCGATATCCATGGTGGTGGAATGGATTTGAAATTTCCGCACCACGAATGTGAAGTTGCGCAAGGAAAAGCGTGCAACGAAACCGCTCCCGTAAACTACTGGATGCATGCCAATATGTTGACGATGAACGGACAGAGAATGAGCAAATCGACCGGCAATTATATTTTGCCAATGGAATTGGTTTCCGGAAATAATGATTTCTTCGAAAAGCCCTTTCACCCGACGATTGTGCGTTTCAACTTTATGCAGGCACATTACCGAAGCGTTTTGGATATTTCCAACGAAGCGATGGTGGCGAGTGAAAAAGGATATCAGAGATTGATGGAAGCGGTCAAATCGCTTTCGGCAATCAGTGGTCAGCAATCGGCAGAAAGCAGTTTCGATCTCACGGCGTGGAAAACCAAATGCTTCGATGCATTAAACGACGATTTCAACTCTCCGATTTTGATTTCGCATCTCTTTGAGGCGGTGAATTTCATCTTCAAATTAAAGGATGGAAAAGAAACCATTAGTTCCGAAGATTTGGAAGAGCTGAAAAAACTGATGCACGATTTTGTGTATGAAGTTCTCGGGCTGCAAAACATTGAGGAAAATAACAACGAGAAACTTGATCAGACTCTCCAAGTGTTAATTGAACTCAGAAACCAGGCGAGAAAAGCGAAAAATTTCGAGCTTTCCGACCAAATCCGCGACAAGCTGCTTGAGCAGGGAATCGAACTAAAAGACGGGAGAGAAGGAACGACTTACACGATTTCTTAA
- the folE gene encoding GTP cyclohydrolase I FolE, whose product MNPEFENDDDLFTGKDHTPLRKDAFEKSPDEKIEIIQEHFHKIMETLGMDMTDDSLKDSPKRVAKMYVREIFGGLLPENKPGISTFSNKYKYRQMLVEKDITVYSFCEHHFLPIIGKAHVAYISNGEVIGLSKINRLVDYYAKRPQVQERLTMQIVDALKEALGTKDVACIIDAKHLCVNCRGIKDTASSTITAELSGIFRTNPITRQEFLHYVGSHAKLD is encoded by the coding sequence ATGAATCCAGAATTCGAAAACGACGACGACCTGTTTACGGGAAAGGATCACACTCCTTTGCGGAAGGATGCATTCGAGAAATCTCCGGACGAAAAGATTGAGATTATCCAGGAACATTTTCATAAGATCATGGAGACGCTGGGAATGGATATGACCGACGACTCCCTGAAAGATTCCCCAAAACGGGTGGCAAAAATGTATGTGAGGGAAATTTTTGGCGGGCTTTTGCCTGAAAACAAACCGGGAATTTCTACATTTTCCAATAAGTACAAATACCGGCAGATGTTGGTAGAAAAAGACATCACTGTATATTCTTTCTGCGAGCACCATTTCCTGCCGATTATCGGAAAAGCGCATGTTGCCTACATTTCTAATGGCGAGGTAATTGGACTTTCGAAAATTAACCGGCTCGTTGATTATTACGCAAAAAGACCGCAGGTTCAGGAACGTTTGACGATGCAGATTGTGGATGCTTTAAAGGAAGCATTGGGAACCAAAGACGTTGCCTGTATCATCGATGCAAAACATCTTTGTGTGAATTGTCGGGGAATTAAAGATACTGCAAGTTCCACCATCACCGCAGAACTCAGTGGAATCTTCCGAACGAACCCCATTACACGACAGGAATTCCTGCATTATGTAGGAAGTCACGCGAAGTTGGATTAA
- the sov gene encoding T9SS outer membrane translocon Sov/SprA — translation MDKSIIFRHKLLTLFFLCFSFVTVFAQVKPSDSASVRQDFSLPDPLHYEAFYDVQSGMYILYPKIGNMVVGSPVSMTSDEYYRYMLNNQLSSYYREKSALNSQSYLKETTAGTKKGFLPSLNIKNKLFESIFGGNKIEIIPQGFASFDLGILYQKIDNPLILPHNRTNFAIDIQQRIQLGLLGKVGENLQLKANYDTQSGFAFENKMNLVWQAKGTWKDLQSKGLQDKTTGGEDKIIKRVEFGNVNMPLSTSLIRGSESLFGLKTEFQLGKTYGTLVFSQQQGESRNIIAQGGGVMNTFKLNAIDYEDNQHYYLGHYFLNNYDRALEYYPQVQSRINITRIEAWVLDQGSGNLQDQKGILGIRDLGEGASGIPDNSQNNLYQSIVALGPDIRNVNTAYNAINRQTFPNANGTPEIYMDGEQFIFNRKARRLSQNEFTFHPQLGYLSLNQRLNDNQLLAVSYSYTLNGESKVYKVGEFSEEGSVLITKVLKPNTMVKTTSPMWDLMMKNIYSLNTNQLSGDGFLLNVYYRDAQSGKVNYLPNTPVQDINLLKLFNWDRLNMNNDLQQNGDILGDGIFDFVPNITVDPANGKVIFTKAKPFGSYLQSKLGSNDPKFVFNDLYDQQKQVASQSNLALRYTMEGRFKGSQGTGISLGAINVPQGSVKVTANGVQLQEGVDYTVDYMLGTVNIINEAVKQSGQAINISMENQLTFNTQRKRFLGLNLERKFNEHLTIGGTVVNYSETPLTQKVNFGQEAVNNTMAGFNILYNNQLPFLTRLTDKIPLINTEAPSNLSFMAEGAYLIPGQNKGIGDQSYIDDFEQTTSKISLKEPAMWSLASKPELNPEPIFSGAELNDNLAHGNGRGLLSWYNIDPRFYGIGGAAPTGINAQAVSNHASRRVEMKELYNSRDFVAGEQLYTNTFDISYFPQERGPYNVNTQIETTQQRWAGLMRPISVSNFTNSNIEYVEFWMMDPYADGKNLGADPKILLHLGNVSEDVLKDGKLTYENGLPTPNVPANTTTTNWGKQPNQFPILYAFSTEGDERTAQDLGYDGLDAAGEADKFGTNFMNPVTNLPDPASDDFVFYLSNKFTGPQASSVAERYKYFRGPEGNSQSNTLEVATQTPDAEDVNRDYNLDQNENYNQYTIKLGQQDMVLGENFIVDVKEVDARFQNGQTGKNKWYLFRIPVTQFDTGANEGGAKDPSILNNVRFARLLLTGFDEASTIRFGTLDLVRSDWRKYTKNIATNLPDQEGTQIVTDQNLDVGSVNLEENGLNQPPYVLPPGIDRQVLSGNAGAQRQNEASLYMKASPLFGDTSRGVFKNVALDMRRYQNMELFVHAEDLKNVNSSAYDPDAKFFIRFGSDATDNYYEYEASLKYTAKNAKSPLEIWPHENMMHLEIQNFVNAKMRRDQEHSNAIDQRIEDVEYGSIDPNKKIYIKGRPSLGNVTTIMLGVRNKNAASTKEIVLWVNEIRLSGIENKGGYAGNASLNFNLGDFALVNANASYSTVGFGGITQKPSERSQATHSAFSINTTVNVDKFLPEKAGMKIPVNYSYTQTIEDPKYNPIDNDVKFEEAPNRDQLKKVARTYTQQRSVGVVNMRKERMNPNKKPKFYDVENVSVTAVYNDDYYRDVYTKKNYRQYLKGYIDYNYSFKPWVLRPFNKVVSDTAKSYKYLRWLKEVNFNPVPTRLSFRTEVDRNYNELEFRNIESILSGNTGQEFDVIRNRNFFFGWQYGLGFNFTKSLKLEINSAMRTLNDNLNPADMTTKSIFSDVFRAGRPVLYNHRVQLNYRFPFEYLPYLDFINAELGYGFTYNWNARSTVMTRFINPDTQKAESLGSIGQNTNNIIGTATVDMPKFFSKFKYFQAINSKMLKRKQEIDSLNNVITQEWQKKNGKRGFRTHKFKNKLTPLQSIAYALTSVKQLDISYNENNGTVLPGLLSAPNFFGYGQTLGGPTAGFLLGSQADYRRTVIERGWISDSHYMNDPYTQMKNRNFLANVQIMPVNDFRIDLNVMKNFTSNFTQGGYNVDADSNPANGFQFSFGNDMITHSKTAWTFRTAFTDGATIYDNMIANARQISQQMGGTLAGDGFTDGHSLANAYVLVPAFQAAVEGKSVSGPITDPKKSGFPLPNWRVTYSGLKNIPLVNSQFSKFDVLHGYTSTYTASGIQSSIDYYNMQHNAAPNRDAFNDFYNPYTYSQVGYVEAFAPLIGADMTLRNNMQFRASYNRDRMFMLGLVNHTLTEDVGKEYIFGFGYILKDFKLKMNFKGKERTIKSDVNFRGDFSLRDSQTRITNILQNDSQVTGGQRMMSIKFSADYSMSQNFNIKLFYDQMLTKYKISTAFPLSTIRAGITATFTFTGAGGGF, via the coding sequence TTGGACAAGAGCATTATTTTTCGGCATAAATTATTAACTTTATTTTTTCTCTGTTTTTCTTTCGTAACAGTTTTTGCGCAGGTAAAACCGTCGGACAGCGCATCGGTGCGGCAGGATTTTTCGTTGCCGGATCCGCTGCATTACGAAGCTTTCTACGATGTGCAAAGCGGAATGTATATCCTGTATCCGAAAATTGGGAATATGGTGGTTGGAAGTCCGGTTTCTATGACTTCCGATGAGTATTACCGTTATATGCTCAACAATCAGCTAAGTAGCTATTATAGGGAAAAATCTGCGCTAAATAGCCAAAGTTACCTTAAAGAAACCACAGCAGGTACAAAAAAAGGTTTTCTGCCAAGTTTGAATATTAAGAACAAGCTTTTTGAATCGATTTTTGGTGGGAATAAGATTGAGATTATTCCGCAGGGATTTGCATCCTTCGACCTTGGAATTCTTTATCAGAAAATTGATAATCCCCTGATTTTACCGCATAACAGAACCAATTTCGCAATCGATATTCAGCAGAGAATCCAACTCGGATTATTGGGGAAAGTGGGTGAAAATCTTCAACTCAAAGCAAACTATGATACTCAAAGTGGATTTGCATTCGAGAACAAGATGAATCTTGTTTGGCAGGCAAAAGGAACTTGGAAAGATTTGCAGTCGAAGGGTTTGCAGGATAAAACAACTGGTGGTGAAGATAAGATTATTAAAAGGGTGGAATTTGGTAATGTGAATATGCCACTTTCTACAAGTTTGATTCGTGGTTCTGAATCACTTTTTGGTTTGAAAACCGAATTCCAGCTCGGAAAAACGTACGGAACTTTGGTTTTTTCTCAACAGCAGGGTGAATCGAGAAATATTATTGCGCAGGGAGGTGGTGTGATGAACACTTTCAAACTCAACGCGATTGACTATGAAGATAACCAACACTATTATCTGGGGCATTATTTCCTCAACAATTACGACCGTGCGTTAGAATATTATCCGCAGGTGCAGTCAAGAATTAACATTACGAGAATTGAGGCGTGGGTTTTGGACCAAGGTTCGGGAAATCTTCAGGATCAAAAAGGTATTTTGGGTATTCGTGATTTAGGAGAAGGAGCGTCAGGAATTCCCGATAACTCGCAAAATAACCTTTACCAGAGCATTGTGGCTTTAGGACCGGATATTAGAAATGTGAATACCGCGTATAATGCCATCAACAGACAGACTTTTCCTAATGCCAACGGAACACCGGAAATTTATATGGACGGTGAACAGTTTATCTTCAACCGAAAAGCAAGAAGGCTTTCTCAGAACGAATTTACATTCCACCCACAATTGGGTTATTTGTCATTAAATCAGCGACTTAATGACAATCAGCTTTTGGCGGTATCATACTCCTATACCTTGAATGGTGAAAGTAAAGTATATAAAGTTGGAGAGTTTTCTGAAGAAGGTTCTGTGTTGATCACGAAAGTATTGAAACCAAATACCATGGTGAAAACTACTTCGCCGATGTGGGATTTGATGATGAAAAATATTTATTCGCTCAACACCAACCAGTTGAGTGGAGACGGATTCCTGCTCAACGTTTATTACCGTGATGCACAAAGTGGAAAGGTAAATTATCTTCCGAATACTCCAGTTCAGGACATTAACCTGTTGAAGCTTTTCAATTGGGATCGACTGAATATGAATAATGACTTGCAGCAAAACGGGGATATCTTGGGTGATGGGATTTTCGACTTTGTGCCGAATATTACTGTAGATCCAGCCAATGGAAAAGTAATTTTTACTAAAGCAAAACCTTTCGGTAGCTATTTGCAGAGCAAGTTGGGAAGCAATGATCCAAAATTTGTTTTCAATGATCTGTATGACCAGCAGAAACAGGTAGCTTCGCAAAGTAATCTTGCATTGCGTTACACGATGGAAGGTCGCTTTAAAGGTTCGCAGGGAACCGGCATTTCTCTCGGCGCAATCAATGTTCCACAAGGTTCGGTAAAAGTTACCGCAAATGGAGTGCAGCTTCAGGAAGGGGTTGACTATACCGTAGATTATATGCTTGGAACGGTGAATATCATTAACGAAGCAGTGAAGCAGTCGGGACAGGCGATCAATATTTCAATGGAAAACCAGCTGACTTTCAATACGCAGCGGAAAAGATTCCTCGGGTTAAATCTCGAAAGAAAATTCAATGAACACCTTACAATTGGTGGAACGGTGGTCAACTATTCGGAAACACCTTTGACCCAGAAAGTGAATTTCGGTCAGGAAGCGGTGAACAATACGATGGCCGGATTCAACATCTTATACAACAATCAGTTGCCGTTCCTGACGCGACTTACCGACAAAATTCCTTTAATCAACACCGAAGCGCCATCAAATCTGAGTTTCATGGCAGAAGGAGCATACTTGATTCCGGGACAGAACAAAGGAATTGGCGATCAATCGTATATTGATGATTTCGAGCAGACTACATCAAAAATCTCTCTGAAAGAACCGGCAATGTGGAGTCTGGCTTCAAAACCTGAACTCAATCCGGAACCTATATTCTCGGGTGCAGAACTTAATGACAACTTAGCCCACGGAAATGGTAGAGGTTTGCTTTCATGGTACAATATCGATCCAAGATTTTACGGAATCGGGGGAGCTGCACCTACAGGAATCAATGCACAAGCTGTTTCTAACCACGCTTCACGAAGAGTTGAAATGAAGGAACTGTACAACAGCAGAGATTTTGTAGCAGGTGAACAGCTTTACACCAATACATTTGATATTTCTTACTTCCCGCAGGAAAGGGGTCCTTATAACGTCAATACGCAAATCGAAACTACCCAACAGAGATGGGCGGGATTGATGAGGCCGATCTCAGTTTCAAATTTTACCAATTCTAATATTGAATATGTTGAATTTTGGATGATGGATCCTTATGCAGACGGAAAAAATTTAGGAGCAGACCCGAAAATTTTGCTTCATCTTGGAAATGTTTCGGAAGATGTATTGAAAGACGGAAAACTAACCTATGAAAACGGTTTGCCAACACCGAACGTTCCTGCCAATACAACGACGACCAATTGGGGGAAGCAACCCAACCAATTCCCGATTCTTTATGCATTTTCAACAGAAGGTGACGAGAGAACCGCTCAAGATTTAGGTTATGACGGATTAGACGCAGCAGGTGAGGCGGATAAATTCGGGACTAATTTCATGAATCCAGTGACTAATCTTCCGGATCCGGCATCTGATGATTTCGTTTTCTACTTGTCAAATAAATTCACCGGACCTCAAGCTTCCTCAGTGGCAGAACGATACAAGTATTTCCGTGGTCCAGAAGGGAACTCGCAGAGCAACACGCTTGAGGTTGCTACACAGACTCCTGATGCAGAAGATGTAAACCGCGACTACAACCTTGATCAGAACGAGAACTATAACCAATATACTATCAAACTTGGTCAGCAGGATATGGTACTCGGCGAGAACTTCATTGTTGACGTGAAAGAAGTTGATGCCAGATTCCAAAACGGACAAACCGGCAAAAACAAGTGGTATCTTTTCCGAATTCCGGTAACTCAGTTTGATACGGGTGCAAACGAAGGCGGAGCAAAAGATCCTTCGATTTTGAATAATGTGCGGTTTGCAAGATTATTGCTTACCGGCTTTGACGAGGCATCTACAATCCGTTTCGGAACTTTAGATTTGGTAAGAAGCGATTGGAGAAAATACACCAAAAATATCGCAACGAATCTTCCAGATCAGGAAGGAACGCAGATCGTAACCGACCAAAACCTTGATGTAGGTAGTGTAAACCTTGAAGAAAACGGACTTAACCAACCTCCTTATGTGCTTCCTCCTGGAATTGACAGACAGGTATTGAGTGGAAATGCCGGTGCGCAAAGACAGAACGAAGCGTCCTTATACATGAAAGCTTCACCACTTTTCGGAGATACGTCACGTGGTGTTTTCAAAAATGTAGCGCTGGACATGAGACGCTACCAGAACATGGAACTATTCGTGCATGCTGAAGATTTGAAAAACGTAAACTCATCCGCTTATGATCCAGACGCAAAATTCTTCATCCGTTTCGGAAGTGATGCTACTGATAACTACTACGAATACGAGGCGTCACTGAAATATACTGCAAAAAATGCGAAGTCGCCACTCGAAATCTGGCCGCACGAAAATATGATGCATCTTGAAATCCAGAACTTTGTGAATGCTAAAATGAGACGCGACCAGGAGCACTCAAACGCAATTGACCAGAGAATAGAAGACGTCGAGTACGGTTCAATCGACCCTAACAAAAAAATCTATATTAAAGGTAGACCGAGTCTCGGAAATGTAACCACGATTATGTTGGGAGTTCGTAATAAAAACGCGGCATCAACAAAAGAGATCGTCTTATGGGTGAACGAAATTCGACTTTCCGGAATTGAAAATAAGGGAGGATATGCCGGAAATGCAAGTTTGAACTTTAACCTTGGAGATTTCGCGCTTGTTAATGCAAATGCTTCCTATTCCACCGTAGGTTTTGGCGGAATTACTCAAAAACCTTCCGAGAGATCTCAGGCGACACATTCCGCGTTCAGCATCAACACTACCGTAAATGTTGACAAATTCCTTCCTGAAAAAGCAGGGATGAAAATTCCGGTGAATTATTCCTACACGCAAACCATTGAAGATCCGAAATACAATCCGATTGACAATGATGTGAAATTTGAGGAGGCACCAAACAGAGATCAGCTGAAAAAAGTGGCAAGAACTTATACACAGCAAAGAAGTGTCGGTGTCGTAAATATGCGTAAGGAAAGAATGAATCCGAACAAGAAACCAAAATTCTACGACGTAGAAAACGTTTCTGTAACTGCTGTTTATAACGACGATTATTACAGGGATGTTTACACCAAAAAGAATTACCGGCAGTATCTGAAAGGGTATATCGACTACAATTATTCTTTTAAACCGTGGGTTTTAAGACCGTTCAATAAAGTAGTGAGTGACACTGCCAAATCATATAAATATTTGAGATGGCTGAAAGAAGTCAACTTTAATCCAGTTCCTACAAGATTGTCTTTCCGCACGGAAGTTGACAGAAATTATAACGAACTTGAATTCAGGAATATCGAATCGATCCTTAGTGGAAATACAGGTCAGGAATTCGATGTGATCAGAAACAGAAACTTCTTCTTCGGATGGCAGTATGGATTAGGGTTTAATTTTACCAAATCTCTGAAACTTGAAATCAATTCCGCAATGAGGACTCTGAACGACAATCTGAATCCTGCGGATATGACGACGAAATCAATTTTTTCTGATGTTTTCAGGGCAGGAAGACCGGTACTTTATAACCACAGAGTTCAGTTGAATTACCGCTTCCCGTTCGAATACTTACCATACCTGGATTTCATAAATGCTGAACTTGGTTATGGATTTACTTATAATTGGAATGCGCGAAGTACTGTGATGACAAGGTTCATCAATCCAGACACTCAAAAAGCAGAAAGTTTGGGAAGCATCGGTCAGAATACCAACAATATCATTGGAACTGCGACGGTCGATATGCCTAAATTCTTCAGCAAGTTCAAGTATTTCCAAGCGATCAATTCGAAAATGCTGAAAAGAAAGCAGGAAATTGACTCGCTGAACAATGTGATTACCCAAGAATGGCAAAAGAAAAATGGTAAGAGAGGTTTCAGAACCCACAAGTTCAAAAACAAACTTACGCCGCTGCAAAGTATTGCGTATGCATTAACATCGGTAAAGCAACTCGATATTTCTTATAATGAGAATAATGGTACTGTACTTCCAGGATTGCTTTCAGCACCTAATTTCTTTGGGTACGGACAGACTTTAGGTGGACCAACTGCAGGATTCCTACTCGGTTCGCAGGCGGATTACAGAAGGACGGTGATTGAAAGGGGATGGATCTCAGATTCGCACTATATGAACGATCCATATACACAGATGAAAAACCGAAATTTCCTCGCGAATGTTCAGATCATGCCTGTGAATGATTTCAGAATTGACCTGAATGTGATGAAAAACTTTACCAGCAATTTCACTCAGGGTGGTTACAATGTCGATGCAGATTCCAATCCTGCAAACGGATTCCAGTTCTCGTTCGGTAACGATATGATTACCCACTCGAAGACTGCTTGGACTTTCCGAACTGCATTTACAGACGGCGCAACGATTTATGACAATATGATTGCAAATGCACGACAAATTTCTCAACAAATGGGAGGAACACTTGCTGGAGACGGATTTACAGATGGTCACTCACTCGCAAATGCCTATGTGTTGGTTCCGGCATTCCAGGCAGCGGTTGAAGGAAAATCCGTGAGCGGACCGATAACTGATCCTAAAAAGTCAGGATTCCCGCTTCCGAACTGGAGAGTTACCTATTCGGGATTGAAAAATATTCCTTTAGTAAATAGCCAGTTCTCTAAATTTGATGTACTTCACGGTTATACGTCAACTTACACCGCATCGGGAATTCAGTCGAGCATCGATTATTATAATATGCAGCACAACGCCGCTCCGAACCGGGATGCTTTCAACGATTTCTATAATCCGTACACCTATTCACAGGTGGGTTATGTGGAAGCTTTCGCACCGCTAATCGGAGCAGATATGACGCTCAGAAACAATATGCAGTTCCGTGCTTCCTATAACCGCGACAGGATGTTTATGCTTGGTTTAGTAAATCATACTTTGACGGAAGACGTTGGAAAAGAATATATCTTCGGTTTCGGATACATTTTGAAGGATTTCAAACTGAAAATGAACTTCAAAGGTAAAGAGCGTACCATCAAGAGCGATGTGAATTTTAGAGGCGATTTCTCTCTGAGAGACAGCCAGACAAGAATTACCAACATTCTTCAAAACGATTCACAGGTTACCGGCGGTCAGCGAATGATGAGCATTAAGTTTTCGGCAGATTACAGCATGTCGCAGAACTTCAACATCAAACTCTTCTACGACCAAATGCTTACGAAGTACAAGATTTCCACCGCGTTCCCGCTCTCCACGATTAGAGCAGGGATCACCGCAACATTCACCTTTACCGGTGCAGGCGGAGGATTTTAA
- the ruvA gene encoding Holliday junction branch migration protein RuvA, with protein sequence MIYSLKGIVQQLNPTSVVVDVNGVGYLVGVSLQTSEKLVLGKETFLNIQQIIREDVHLLFGFNTILEKEMFNLLISVNGVGPVSAIIMLSSLSLDEIASAILSGNALMLQKVKGIGVKTAERIIVDLRDKVQKFTVLDANISTFENNKVKEESLSALEVLGIPRKTSDKIADRILKQNPDLTVEDLVKQILKNI encoded by the coding sequence ATGATTTATTCTCTCAAAGGAATCGTACAGCAATTGAATCCAACATCTGTGGTCGTCGATGTAAACGGTGTTGGCTATTTGGTCGGCGTCAGTTTGCAAACTTCAGAAAAGCTGGTTTTGGGTAAGGAGACGTTTCTCAATATTCAGCAGATCATCCGTGAAGATGTACATTTGCTATTTGGCTTTAACACAATTTTGGAGAAAGAAATGTTTAATCTGTTAATAAGCGTTAATGGAGTGGGACCAGTTTCTGCCATCATCATGTTGTCTTCTTTATCTTTGGACGAGATTGCTTCGGCGATACTTTCGGGTAATGCACTGATGCTTCAAAAAGTGAAGGGAATCGGTGTGAAAACTGCTGAAAGAATCATTGTCGATTTACGTGATAAAGTCCAAAAATTCACGGTTTTGGATGCAAATATTTCTACATTTGAGAATAATAAAGTGAAGGAAGAATCGTTATCTGCATTAGAGGTTTTGGGGATTCCCCGGAAAACGAGCGACAAGATTGCAGATCGTATTCTTAAACAAAACCCTGATCTTACAGTGGAGGATTTGGTGAAGCAAATTTTAAAAAACATTTAA